From the genome of Vitis riparia cultivar Riparia Gloire de Montpellier isolate 1030 chromosome 2, EGFV_Vit.rip_1.0, whole genome shotgun sequence, one region includes:
- the LOC117906060 gene encoding aspartic proteinase CDR1-like, translated as MEGFNLKFVFCTLAIIVLIHFSEHSHAEAKIDGFTTDFISRDSPRSPFYNPSETKYQRLQKAFRRSILRGNHFRAMRASPNDIQSDVISGGGAYLMNISLGTPPVPMLGIADTGSDLIWRQCLPCPNCYEQVEPLFDPKESETYKTLDCDNEFCQDLGQQGSCDNDNTCTYSYSYGDRSYTRGDLSSDTLTIGSTEGDPASFPGIAFGCGHDNGGTFNEKDGGLIGLGGGPLSLVMQLSSEVGGQFSYCLVPLSGDSTVSSKINFGKSGVVSGSGTVSTPLIKGTPDTFYYLTLEGLSVGSEKVAFKGFSENKSSPAAVEEGNIIIDSGTTLTLLPQDFYTDIESALTNAIGGQTTTDPNGIFSLCYSSVNNLEIPTITAHFTGADVQLPPLNTFVQVQEDLVCFSMIPSSNLAIFGNLAQINFLVGYDLKNNKVSFKHTDCTEQ; from the coding sequence ATGGAAGGTTTCAACCTGAAGTTTGTCTTCTGCACCTTAGCAATCATCGTCCTTATTCATTTCTCTGAGCATTCTCATGCAGAAGCCAAAATAGATGGCTTCACCACTGATTTCATCTCCCGTGATTCGCCTCGCTCCCCCTTTTATAATCCATCTGAAACCAAGTACCAGCGCTTGCAAAAAGCCTTCCGTCGTTCCATTTTGCGTGGCAACCATTTCAGGGCTATGAGGGCGTCTCCAAATGATATCCAATCCGATGTAATCTCCGGGGGTGGAGCCTATCTCATGAATATATCACTCGGAACCCCACCGGTTCCAATGCTTGGCATTGCTGATACTGGAAGTGATCTCATATGGAGGCAGTGTCTCCCATGTCCTAATTGTTACGAGCAAGTAGAACCTCTCTTCGATCCCAAAGAGTCGGAAACCTACAAAACTTTAGACTGTGACAATGAGTTCTGTCAAGATTTGGGACAACAAGGCTCTTGCGATAATGACAACACCTGCACCTATAGTTACTCCTATGGAGATCGATCATACACCAGGGGAGATCTCTCTTCTGATACCCTCACAATCGGGTCTACCGAAGGTGATCCGGCTTCGTTTCCAGGCATTGCGTTTGGGTGCGGACACGACAATGGAGGAACCTTCAATGAAAAGGACGGTGGCTTAATAGGCCTTGGGGGTGGCCCTCTTTCACTAGTTATGCAATTGAGTTCCGAAGTGGGGGGACAGTTCTCCTACTGCTTGGTGCCACTATCAGGCGATTCAACTGTGTCAAGCAAGATAAATTTCGGTAAAAGTGGAGTTGTTTCGGGCTCTGGGACGGTCTCGACTCCTTTGATTAAAGGAACCCCTGATACCTTCTACTACCTTACATTGGAAGGCTTGAGTGTGGGAAGCGAAAAGGTGGCATTCAAAGGTTTTTCAGAGAACAAGTCTTCGCCTGCAGCTGTAGAGGAGGGCAACATTATCATTGATTCAGGGACGACCCTAACCCTTCTCCCCCAAGACTTCTACACTGATATCGAATCAGCCCTAACAAACGCCATCGGCGGCCAAACTACTACTGACCCGAACGGGATTTTCAGTCTTTGTTACAGTAGCGTAAACAACTTAGAAATCCCCACCATTACCGCTCATTTCACCGGCGCAGACGTGCAGTTGCCGCCATTGAACACATTTGTCCAAGTGCAGGAAGATTTGGTTTGCTTCTCCATGATTCCGTCTTCCAATTTGGCCATCTTTGGCAACCTGGCTCAGATCAACTTCCTGGTAGGGTATGATCTCAAGAACAATAAGGTTTCCTTCAAACATACTGATTGCACTGAGCAGTAG
- the LOC117906041 gene encoding aspartic proteinase CDR1-like, whose amino-acid sequence MEGFSLKFLFYTLAVIFFIHFSGLSHTEASNKGGFSADLISRDSPLSPFYNPSETQFDRLQKAFHRSISRADHFRANGVSTNSIQSPVISNNGEYLMNISLGTPPVSMHGIADTGSDLLWRQCKPCDSCYEQIEPIFDPAKSKTYQILSCEGKSCSNLGGQGGCSDDNTCIYSYSYGDGSHTSGDLAVDTLTIGSTTGRPVSVPKVVFGCGHNNGGTFELHGSGLVGLGGGPLSMISQLRPLIGGRFSYCLVPLGNDPSVSSKMHFGSRGIVSGPGAVSTPLASRQPDTFYYLTLESMSVGSKKLAYKGFSKVGSPLADADEGNIIIDSGTTLTLLPQDFYGTLESNVASAIGGKPVRDPNNVFSLCYSNLSGSRIPTITAHFVGADVELKPLNTFVQVQEGLFCFAMIPVSDLAIFGNLAQMNFLVGYDLKSRTVSFKPTDCTKID is encoded by the coding sequence ATGGAGGGTTTCAGCCTGAAGTTTCTCTTCTACACCTTAGCAGTCATCTTCTTCATTCATTTCTCTGGACTTTCTCATACAGAAGCCAGCAATAAGGGCGGTTTCAGTGCTGATCTCATCTCCCGTGATTCGCCTCTCTCCCCCTTCTACAATCCATCCGAAACCCAGTTTGATCGCCTGCAGAAAGCCTTCCATAGGTCCATTTCGCGTGCCGACCATTTTAGGGCTAATGGAGTGTCTACAAACAGCATCCAATCTCCTGTAATATCCAATAATGGAGAGTATCTCATGAACATATCACTTGGAACCCCACCAGTTTCAATGCATGGCATTGCTGACACAGGAAGTGATCTCTTATGGAGGCAGTGCAAGCCTTGTGATAGTTGTTACGAGCAAATTGAACCTATTTTCGATCCCGCAAAGTCCAAAACTTACCAAATTTTATCGTGTGAGGGCAAATCCTGCAGCAACCTGGGAGGTCAAGGTGGTTGCAGTGACGACAACACCTGCATTTACAGTTACTCTTATGGAGATGGTTCACACACCTCTGGAGATCTCGCTGTTGACACCCTCACAATTGGATCCACTACAGGTAGACCGGTTTCGGTTCCAAAGGTTGTTTTTGGGTGTGGGCATAACAATGGTGGAACCTTTGAACTTCATGGTTCTGGCCTTGTAGGCCTTGGAGGTGGCCCTCTGTCAATGATTTCCCAATTGCGTCCGCTGATCGGCGGACGATTCTCCTACTGCTTGGTTCCGTTAGGAAATGATCCAAGTGTGTCAAGCAAAATGCATTTTGGTAGTCGGGGAATTGTCTCCGGTCCCGGAGCAGTTTCAACTCCTTTGGCTAGCAGACAACCTGATACATTCTACTATCTTACATTAGAAAGCATGAGTGTTGGAAGCAAGAAGCTGGCATACAAGGGTTTTTCCAAGGTGGGATCTCCTCTTGCAGATGCAGATGAGGGCAACATTATCATTGATTCTGGGACAACATTAACCCTTCTCCCCCAAGATTTCTATGGTACCTTGGAATCAAATGTAGCCAGCGCCATTGGCGGTAAGCCTGTTAGGGATCCGAATAATGTTTTTAGTCTTTGTTACAGTAATCTATCAGGCTCACGCATCCCTACTATCACTGCTCATTTCGTGGGAGCAGACGTTGAGTTGAAGCCATTGAACACATTTGTCCAAGTCCAGGAAGGTTTGTTTTGCTTCGCCATGATACCGGTATCTGACTTGGCCATCTTTGGGAACTTGGCACAGATGAACTTCTTGGTAGGGTATGATCTCAAGAGCAGGACGGTCTCCTTCAAGCCTACTGATTGCACCAAGATTGATTGA
- the LOC117906049 gene encoding aspartic proteinase CDR1-like — protein sequence MEGFNLKFVFCLSAIIFLIYFAKHSHAEAKVDGFTTDFISRDSPRSPFYNPSETKYQRLQKAFRRSILRGNHFKAMRASPNDIQSNVISGGGSYLMNISLGTPPVSMLGIADTGSDLIWRQCLPCDDCYKQVEPLFDPKKSKTYKTLGCNNDFCQDLGQQGSCGDDNTCTSSYSYGDRSYTRRGLSSETFTIGSTEGDPASFPGLAFGCGHSNGGTFNEKDSGLIGLGGGPLSLVMQLSSKVGGQFYCLVPLSSDSTASSKINFGKSAVVSGSGTVSTPLIKGTPDTFYYLTLEGMSVGSEKVAFKGFSKNKSSPAAAEEGNIIIDSGTTLTLLPRDFYTDVESALTKVIGGQTTTDPRGTFSLCYSGVKNLEIPTITAHFTGADVQLPPLNTFVQAQEDLVCFSMIPSSDMAIFGNLSQMNFLVGYDLKNNKVSFKPTDCTKQ from the coding sequence ATGGAAGGTTTCAACCTCAAGTTTGTCTTCTGCCTCTCAGCAATCATCTTCCTCATTTATTTCGCTAAGCATTCTCATGCAGAAGCCAAAGTAGATGGCTTCACCACTGATTTCATCTCCCGTGATTCGCCTCGCTCCCCCTTTTATAATCCATCTGAAACCAAGTACCAACGCTTGCAGAAAGCCTTTCGCCGCTCCATTCTGCGTGGCAACCATTTTAAGGCTATGAGGGCGTCTCCAAATGATATTCAATCCAATGTAATCTCCGGGGGTGGATCCTATCTCATGAATATATCACTCGGAACCCCACCAGTTTCAATGCTTGGCATTGCTGATACTGGAAGTGATCTCATATGGAGGCAGTGTCTGCCTTGTGATGATTGTTACAAGCAAGTAGAACCTCTCTTCGATCCCAAAAAGTCGAAAACCTACAAAACTTTAGGCTGTAACAATGACTTCTGTCAAGATTTGGGACAACAAGGCTCTTGCGGTGATGACAACACCTGCACCTCTAGTTACTCCTATGGAGATCGATCATACACCAGGAGAGGTCTCTCCTCTGAAACCTTCACAATTGGGTCTACTGAAGGTGATCCAGCTTCGTTTCCAGGCCTTGCGTTTGGGTGCGGGCACAGCAATGGAGGAACCTTCAATGAAAAGGATAGTGGCTTAATAGGCCTTGGGGGTGGCCCTCTTTCACTAGTTATGCAATTGAGTTCCAAAGTGGGCGGACAGTTCTACTGCCTGGTGCCACTATCAAGCGATTCAACTGCTTCAAGCAAGATAAATTTCGGTAAAAGCGCAGTTGTTTCGGGTTCTGGGACGGTCTCGACTCCTTTGATTAAAGGAACCCCTGATACCTTCTACTACCTTACATTGGAAGGCATGAGTGTGGGAAGCGAAAAGGTGGCATTCAAAGGTTTTTCAAAGAACAAGTCTTCGCCTGCAGCTGCGGAGGAGGGCAACATTATCATTGATTCAGGGACGACCCTAACCCTTCTCCCCCGAGACTTCTACACTGATGTGGAATCAGCCCTAACAAAGGTCATCGGCGGCCAAACTACTACTGACCCGAGAGGGACTTTCAGCCTTTGTTACAGTGGcgtaaaaaatttagaaatccCCACCATTACTGCTCATTTCACCGGGGCAGACGTGCAGTTGCCTCCATTGAACACATTTGTCCAAGCGCAGGAAGATTTGGTTTGCTTCTCCATGATTCCATCTTCTGATATGGCCATCTTTGGCAACCTGTCTCAAATGAACTTCTTGGTAGGGTATGATCTCAAGAACAATAAGGTTTCCTTCAAGCCTACTGATTGCACTAAGCAGTAG
- the LOC117906033 gene encoding aspartic proteinase CDR1-like: MEVFGVKIFFNVVVVGFLFHLLEVGLASGGGFSVDLIHRDSPHSPFFDPSKTRTERLTDAFHRSASRVGRFRQSAMTSNGIQSRLVPSAGEYIMNLSIGTPPVPVIAIVDTGSDLTWTQCRPCTHCYKQVVPFFDPKNSSTYRDSSCGTSFCLALGNDRSCRNGKKCTFMYSYADGSFTGGNLAVETLTFASTAGKPVSFPGFAFGCGHRSGGIFDEHSSGIVGLGVAELSMISQLKSTINGRFSYCLLPVFTDSSMSSRINFGRSGIVSGSGTVSTPLVTKGPDTYYYLITLEGFSVGKKRLSYKGFSKKAEVEEGNIIVDSGTTYTYLPLEFYIKLEESVAHSIKGKRVRDPNGISSLCYNTTVDQIDAPIITAHFKDANVELQPWNTFLRMQEDLVCFTVLPTSDIGILGNLAQVNFLVGFDLRKKRVSFKAADCTLH, encoded by the coding sequence ATGGAAGTCTTCGGGGTGAAGATTTTCTTCAATGTTGTAGTAGTAGGGTTCTTGTTCCACCTCTTGGAGGTGGGTCTGGCTAGCGGCGGAGGGTTCAGTGTCGACCTCATCCACCGCGATTCCCCTCATTCTCCGTTCTTTGATCCTTCAAAGACTCGGACTGAGCGGCTGACGGACGCTTTCCACCGGTCTGCTTCTCGTGTCGGTCGCTTCAGACAAAGTGCCATGACCTCAAATGGAATTCAATCTAGGTTAGTCCCGTCGGCCGGGGAATATATCATGAATTTGTCTATCGGAACTCCACCAGTTCCGGTCATCGCCATTGTTGATACCGGCAGTGATCTCACCTGGACGCAGTGCCGGCCCTGTACCCACTGTTACAAGCAGGTTGTCCCATTCTTTGACCCCAAAAATTCATCAACTTACAGAGATTCTTCCTGTGGAACAAGCTTTTGTCTGGCTTTGGGGAATGACCGCTCATGTCgcaatggaaaaaaatgcaCATTCATGTACAGCTACGCCGATGGATCCTTTACTGGCGGAAACCTAGCAGTCGAAACGCTCACTTTCGCGTCCACCGCCGGAAAACCAGTAAGCTTTCCGGGGTTCGCGTTCGGCTGTGGGCACAGAAGTGGTGGCATATTCGATGAGCACAGCTCTGGGATAGTAGGCCTTGGAGTCGCGGAGTTGTCCATGATTTCTCAGTTGAAATCCACCATAAACGGCCGTTTTTCATACTGTTTGCTGCCTGTTTTCACCGATTCCAGCATGTCCAGCCGGATAAATTTTGGCAGATCAGGCATCGTCTCCGGCTCCGGCACCGTCTCCACTCCGCTTGTCACGAAAGGCCCAGATACCTACTACTACCTGATCACGTTAGAAGGCTTCAGTGTGGGGAAGAAGAGGCTGTCATACAAGGGTTTTTCGAAGAAGGCTGAAGTTGAAGAGGGAAACATTATCGTTGATTCGGGGACAACATATACCTATCTCCCCCTGGAGTTTTACATCAAATTGGAGGAATCTGTAGCACactccattaaagggaaacgaGTCAGAGACCCGAATGGGATTTCCAGTCTGTGCTATAACACTACAGTTGATCAGATAGATGCTCCCATTATTACAGCTCATTTCAAGGATGCAAATGTGGAGTTGCAGCCATGGAACACATTCCTGAGAATGCAGGAAGATCTGGTTTGCTTTACAGTGTTGCCCACTTCTGATATTGGGATCTTGGGGAACTTGGCTCAGGTGAATTTCTTGGTAGGGTTTGATCTCAGGAAGAAGAGGGTCTCTTTCAAGGCCGCTGATTGCACCCTGCATTAG